A genomic window from Candidatus Hydrogenedentota bacterium includes:
- a CDS encoding Fic family protein, with product MKRKLQGHYETVSTVGEKVRAFIPAPLPPVPPIQWTPPLRKKYEEALLALGRLDSVSRLLPETSLFLYAYVRKEAVLSSMIEGTQSSLSDLLMFELDQEPGVPLDDVQEVSNYVAALNHGLNRLSEGFPLSLRLFKEIHGVLLSKGRGSDRTPGEFRRSQNWIGGTRPGNAAFVPPPPGSVAGCMGQLELFLHDKPEPTPVLLKAALAHVQFETIHPFLDGNGRLGRLLITLLLCEQHVLRQPMLYLSLYFKTHRQVYYDLLNGVRLNGDWEAWLDFFAEAVLVTARQALDTAQRLDNLAKSDTEIIRSLGRASDSALLVHHALRERPIATANWLAGKTGLTPATINKSLAHLQRLEIVRELTRKKRNRLFVHTRHVAILNEGTGLPE from the coding sequence ATGAAGAGGAAACTGCAGGGACATTACGAGACCGTCTCGACGGTCGGCGAGAAGGTGAGGGCCTTCATTCCCGCGCCGCTGCCCCCGGTCCCGCCGATTCAATGGACACCGCCCCTGCGGAAAAAATACGAGGAGGCACTGCTGGCCCTGGGGCGGCTGGACAGTGTGTCCAGACTCCTGCCCGAAACTTCCCTCTTTCTCTATGCCTATGTGCGGAAGGAGGCCGTGCTCTCCTCGATGATTGAGGGAACGCAGTCCTCGCTTTCAGACCTGCTGATGTTCGAACTCGACCAGGAGCCCGGTGTTCCACTTGATGACGTTCAGGAAGTCAGCAATTATGTCGCCGCACTTAACCACGGACTCAACCGCCTGAGCGAGGGGTTCCCGCTGTCATTGCGGCTGTTCAAGGAGATTCACGGCGTGCTGCTTTCAAAGGGGCGGGGCAGCGACCGCACTCCCGGCGAGTTTCGCCGCAGCCAGAACTGGATCGGCGGCACACGGCCGGGCAACGCCGCCTTCGTGCCCCCGCCGCCCGGCTCGGTTGCCGGGTGCATGGGCCAACTGGAATTGTTTCTGCACGACAAGCCGGAACCGACGCCTGTTCTGCTCAAGGCGGCGCTCGCGCATGTGCAGTTCGAGACGATTCACCCGTTCCTGGATGGCAACGGGCGTCTCGGGCGGCTGCTGATCACGCTGCTGCTGTGCGAACAGCATGTCCTGCGCCAGCCGATGCTTTACCTGAGCCTTTACTTCAAGACGCACCGGCAGGTTTACTACGATCTGCTCAACGGCGTGCGCCTCAACGGCGACTGGGAGGCCTGGCTTGATTTCTTCGCCGAAGCCGTCCTTGTCACGGCGCGCCAGGCGTTGGACACGGCGCAGCGGCTCGACAACTTGGCCAAGAGCGACACCGAAATAATTCGGTCCCTGGGGCGCGCGTCAGATTCGGCCCTGCTGGTTCACCACGCGCTCCGGGAACGGCCCATCGCCACGGCGAACTGGCTAGCCGGCAAGACCGGCCTGACACCGGCCACCATCAACAAGAGCCTGGCGCACCTGCAACGCCTCGAAATCGTGCGCGAGTTGACCCGGAAGAAACGTAACCGCCTTTTCGTGCACACCCGCCATGTCGCAATATTGAACGAGGGGACAGGATTGCCGGAGTAA